The Lactobacillus acidophilus DNA segment CAAGGCATTAAAGAAGGGTATGCTTTACGACTACTTAGCTGAAAATATTCAAGATAGTTTATAATTTTTAGCGCAATTCAAAGGCTTGAAGATATATGTTCTTCAAGTCTTTTTTGATTACATTATTAGAATTAAACAAAAGTATTAGTGCGATTCTTTAAAATAAAAGCCTTGAGATATTACTAACTTTTCAGCCACTTCTCTTTGATTAGCTGTTAAATTATAAAAACTTAATCTCATTCCACCTTCATATAAAACCAAAGCCAAATTATTATTATCCATCAATGCAATTTTCAAACTCATCAAATTTATCATTATCAAATTGAAAAGTCTTTGGAAAAAAGTCCAAATATGCTGTCGTATATGCCTTTTCATCCACTTGATCTAAAATATCGTCTAATTTACTTTCTAACAATCTTTTATAAACTCCTATGAATCTTCAACCAAATCTATCTAACAAAAAAAGCATTCCACTTGGGAATGCTTTTTGATATATAAACGTAAAATCCAAAGATTAACGCTTTGAGAATTGTGAAGCTTTACGGGCTTTCTTCAAACCTGGCTTCTTTCTTTCCTTCATTCTTGGGTCACGAGTCAAGAAACCTGCCTTCTTAAGTGGACCACGGAAGTCTGGGTCAACTTCAAGAAGAGCACGAGCGATACCAAGACGGATAGCTCCAGCTTGACCTGAGAAACCACCACCGTTAACGTTAACGTGAATGTCGTATTGACCTTCAGTTTCAGTTAAAGTTAAAGGTTGCTTTAAGTCCTTAACTAAGTTAGGGAATGGAATGTATTGATCAATATCTTTACCGTTAACAGTAATCTTACCGTTACCTGGTACTAAACGAACACGTGCAACTGAGTCCTTGCGGCGACCAGTACCTGTGTATGCAGCTTGTTGTGCCATTATTTAACCTCCTAGATTAATTTGTTAATATCTAACTTTTCAGGCTTTTGTGCTTCATGCTTGTGATCTTCACCAGCATAAACGTGCATCTTCAAGAATTCTTGGTGACCAAGAGTGTTCTTTGGAAGCATGCCCTTAACTGAGATTTCAACCATCTTAACTGGGTTATTAGCAAGCAACTCACCGTAAGAAACAGCCTTCAAGCCACCGCGCCATGATGAGTGGTGGTAGTAGAACTTGTCTGAAGCCTTTTTACCAGTCAACTTAATCTTTGAAGCGTTGACAACAATAACGTTATCACCGCAATCAACATTAGGTGTGTATTGAGGCTTGTTCTTACCTCTCAAAATAGTGGCTACAGCTGCAGAAAGACGACCAAGAGATACGTCAGTTGCATCAATAATGTACCACTTACGTTCGATTTCACTAGATTTTGCTAATGGTGTAGTACGCAATTTAAATTCCTCCGTTTATTTGCAGTTTGAAAACAATAAGTTTCCGGGGCCTATCGTGGACAAACATACTATACTAGAGTACGTCCTTTTAGGAAAAATGTCAATTATAAATACTGGTCCTGACGATATTTTTGCGGTATTTCATCATAAAAAACATGATACAAATATAAGCCACTTCCCTGAGCTGTTTGTCGAACTTCTTGTCTATCTTTAGCTGCAATTACTCGCCGCAAGTCATGTAAAGGTCGACGCTCATTACCTATTTCAAGTAAGGCTGCGACCATAATTCTAACCATATTATAAAGAAAACCTGAACCGATAAAATCAAATACTATTTCATTTTCTTTTTCATCCTTAGTGATATTAATATAATAAATTGTTCTGACTTTATCTTTAATTTGTCCACCACTTGCAGCAAAACTAGTAAAATCGTGTTTTCCTAATAGATCTTGGGCCGCTATTCTCATTTTTTCAAGATCTAATTGATAAGGAAAATGCCCTGTATAAAATCTTTTAAATGGGTTTACAAAGTAATCTAAACTTAATCGATATCGATACCACTTTCCTTTTATTGAATATCTAGCATGAAAGTCCTCATCAACTATCTGACAATCCGTAAATACAATATCCGTTGGCATCATCGAATTTAATGCTAAAATCATCCTATTCGCTGGTATTTCTTTGCCTGGATAATCAAAATGTATCACTTGTCCAATTGCATGAACACCTGCATCAGTTCTACCAGAACCTTGAACAATTATTCTTTTCCCCTTAGTCATTTTTTTCAAAGCATCTTCAACTGTTCCCTGAACAGTTCTTTGATCAGGCT contains these protein-coding regions:
- the rpsI gene encoding 30S ribosomal protein S9 — encoded protein: MAQQAAYTGTGRRKDSVARVRLVPGNGKITVNGKDIDQYIPFPNLVKDLKQPLTLTETEGQYDIHVNVNGGGFSGQAGAIRLGIARALLEVDPDFRGPLKKAGFLTRDPRMKERKKPGLKKARKASQFSKR
- the truA gene encoding tRNA pseudouridine(38-40) synthase TruA → MLTRYKMTMAYDGHLFHGFQLQPDQRTVQGTVEDALKKMTKGKRIIVQGSGRTDAGVHAIGQVIHFDYPGKEIPANRMILALNSMMPTDIVFTDCQIVDEDFHARYSIKGKWYRYRLSLDYFVNPFKRFYTGHFPYQLDLEKMRIAAQDLLGKHDFTSFAASGGQIKDKVRTIYYINITKDEKENEIVFDFIGSGFLYNMVRIMVAALLEIGNERRPLHDLRRVIAAKDRQEVRQTAQGSGLYLYHVFYDEIPQKYRQDQYL
- the rplM gene encoding 50S ribosomal protein L13, whose protein sequence is MRTTPLAKSSEIERKWYIIDATDVSLGRLSAAVATILRGKNKPQYTPNVDCGDNVIVVNASKIKLTGKKASDKFYYHHSSWRGGLKAVSYGELLANNPVKMVEISVKGMLPKNTLGHQEFLKMHVYAGEDHKHEAQKPEKLDINKLI